From Montipora foliosa isolate CH-2021 chromosome 6, ASM3666993v2, whole genome shotgun sequence, a single genomic window includes:
- the LOC138006036 gene encoding uncharacterized protein yields MSKENTNSDNHRGYIQNLSPIKRSQNQNQWYDFDLQTSPSKLRRVVGFNIANHSMLQEHEASKTAVTLKNTKQNSSNHIIFNQQSTVRVTPTFDIDFDYKPINKSQKTGPSTQPSKKITLEELPTLQVNQKVNVTASISLGNENPKPVQLKSSSEMTTVKEDCVLEDETGTATIHIWDPLYKTIKTGTTYEFENLSVKHFQGITHLGTTPTTTFKEANQQLTPINGPALLENPEKEAKVESFKMINKLSIFITCQACKRKINEITQQNTLKCKNCGVRQRKMQCKRDASVQLLVHLDEKDIWLTAFTDVLQSLFAAHPTISLLNDSDTIEELLMDLQDIEFKYNVNRKVITEISSSSLSS; encoded by the exons ATGtcaaaagaaaatacaaactCTG ATAATCACCGTGGCTACATTCAGAATTTGAGCCCTATAAAACGCTCGCAAAATCAAAATCAGTGGTATGATTTTGATTTACAAACCAGCCCATCAAAATTGAGAAGAGTTGTAGGGTTTAATATTGCAAACCACTCCATGCTACAAGAACACGAAGCATCAAAAACAGCTGTAACCCTCAAAAACACTAAGCAAAACAGCAGCAATCACATCATATTCAACCAGCAATCAACAGTAAGGGTAACACCAACCTTTGATATTGATTTTGATTACAAACCCATCAACAAATCCCAAAAGACTGGGCCCTCAACTCAGCCTTCCAAGAAGATTACGCTTGAGGAGCTCCCCACACTCCAAGTCAATCAGAAAGTAAATGTCACTGCTTCCATTTCACTGGGAAATGAAAACCCTAAACCTGTTCAATTGAAATCCTCAAGTGAAATGACAACTGTAAAAGAAGACTGTGTCCTGGAGGATGAAACTGGAACTGCTACTATTCATATATGGGATCCACTTTACAAAACCATCAAAACTGGCACCACATATGAGTTTGAAAACCTTAGTGTAAAGCACTTCCAAGGAATCACTCATCTGGGAACAACCCCTACAACAACGTTTAAAGAAGCCAATCAACAGTTGACACCTATCAATGGCCCTGCATTACTTGAAAATCCAGAGAAAGAAGCAAAAGTAGAGAgcttcaaaatgatcaacaAACTAAGCATTTTCATCACCTGCCAAGCATGTAAACgaaaaattaatgaaatcaCCCAACAGAACACACTCAAATGTAAAAACTGTGGAGTCCGACAAAGAAAGATGCAATGCAAAAGAGATGCATCTGTACAACTACTTGTACATTTGGATGAAAAAGACATTTGGTTAACAGCATTTACAGATGTCTTGCAGTCCCTGTTCGCCGCCCACCCCACAATCTCATTACTTAACGACTCGGATACAATTGAAGAACTACTTATGGATCTCCAAGACATAGAATTTAAATATAATGTCAACAGAAAAGTGATCACTGAAATATCATCATCCTCACTGTCAAGTTAA